Proteins from a single region of Methanoculleus horonobensis:
- a CDS encoding archaeosine biosynthesis radical SAM protein RaSEA: MPGAGGIIILDRAVPDSSSSAETFTGHSSENDILNEIRALAGGLRKRNGNAPQDLDFTVPIGWEERIGHLDDQPIRRLIIFLRSTGCEWVEKTGGCTMCGFYCATSRGREVSADEYVAQFEHVMDAVDLGDYPIVSIYNDGNIFNEREMPVAAIEKICSYIDGYKNIKRVVVESRIDYSPDEHVARMKKALNGRQLEVAFGFESANAQVMNLCINKGFSANNFDVFHSRMRGMGVLTKPLLLVKPPFLAEGEAIDDILQTISYCVSRGIDSVDLEVTTVEKNTVVHELWKNDLYRPPWLWTLVELLQQCRERFGDRAHVYVSPWNYSVESLDWARNCGKCDTEITEAIQRYNSHFDTSEFDGLDCSCREEWHEAVMGQDARTIPERISEQLAYIQNTRISSL, translated from the coding sequence ATGCCCGGAGCAGGGGGGATAATTATTCTAGATCGGGCCGTACCTGATAGCAGTAGCAGCGCAGAGACCTTCACGGGTCACTCATCGGAGAATGACATTTTAAACGAGATCCGGGCACTGGCCGGGGGCCTGCGCAAGCGGAATGGAAACGCTCCACAAGACCTCGATTTTACGGTTCCCATCGGGTGGGAGGAGCGGATCGGACATCTCGACGATCAGCCCATACGAAGACTGATCATCTTCCTTCGCTCCACGGGGTGCGAGTGGGTCGAGAAGACGGGGGGGTGCACCATGTGCGGATTCTACTGTGCAACCTCCCGGGGCAGGGAGGTCTCGGCGGACGAATACGTTGCGCAGTTCGAGCACGTGATGGACGCCGTCGATCTCGGGGATTACCCGATCGTCTCGATCTACAACGACGGCAATATCTTTAACGAACGAGAGATGCCGGTTGCCGCCATCGAGAAGATCTGCTCGTACATCGACGGCTACAAAAACATCAAGAGGGTGGTCGTCGAATCGAGGATCGATTATTCCCCCGACGAGCACGTGGCAAGGATGAAGAAAGCCTTAAACGGGCGGCAGCTCGAGGTGGCGTTCGGGTTCGAGTCTGCAAACGCCCAGGTGATGAACCTCTGCATCAACAAGGGGTTCTCGGCGAACAACTTCGACGTCTTCCATTCGAGGATGCGAGGGATGGGCGTGCTGACGAAACCGCTTCTCCTGGTGAAACCGCCGTTCCTCGCCGAAGGCGAGGCGATAGACGATATCCTGCAGACCATCTCCTACTGCGTCTCCCGCGGGATCGACTCCGTCGACCTCGAGGTGACGACGGTCGAGAAGAACACCGTCGTGCACGAACTCTGGAAGAACGATCTCTACCGCCCGCCGTGGCTCTGGACGCTCGTCGAACTCCTGCAGCAGTGCCGGGAGCGGTTCGGGGATCGTGCCCACGTCTACGTCAGCCCCTGGAACTACTCGGTCGAGTCGCTCGACTGGGCCCGGAACTGCGGGAAGTGCGATACCGAGATCACCGAAGCGATCCAGCGCTACAACTCCCATTTCGATACGTCGGAGTTCGACGGACTGGACTGCTCGTGCCGGGAGGAGTGGCATGAGGCCGTTATGGGGCAGGATGCCCGCACGATCCCGGAGCGAATCAGCGAACAGCTGGCGTATATCCAGAACACCCGGATTTCGTCTCTGTAA
- a CDS encoding phenylacetate--CoA ligase family protein — translation MIRLGERICGRESFTTKALGLLPAYSVYRRTYALLQESQRWSREELAAYQARALSRLLDHAYENVPYYRRVFRERGLVPEDIQSPEDLGLLPFLTREDLQTNLPDLKARNYPDSAFEYVTTGGSTGIPVGFYYEKGVSRAREWAFMKTQWDRVGYRFTDRCVVLRGYTIESARDGVYWKKTLCGRWLLMSSHHMTEETLPAYIDRIKRFKPRFIQGYPSTAVILARYMREHGIEPFPTVKAILCGSENLYPWQRDLLTGVFGCRVFSWYGNSEQTVLAGECEESTHYHIFPEYGIVELIGRNGQPVQGTGAMGEVVATNLTNFICPLIRYRTMDLATAAGGPCSCGRSYPILERVEGRVQDFIVTGKGELLSGIAMNIDTDAFDNVKQFQFYQEKVGEVILNIVRKPAFSKQDAEYLYQEVSRSCGDDVRIAIRYVDNIPLTARGKYRYFVQDLPINFSDREGGIVEHVSPDLLA, via the coding sequence ATGATTCGTCTGGGAGAAAGGATCTGCGGCAGGGAATCGTTCACTACAAAAGCTCTCGGGCTTCTCCCGGCTTACAGCGTCTATCGAAGAACCTACGCCTTACTCCAGGAGTCCCAGAGGTGGAGCCGGGAAGAACTCGCGGCCTACCAGGCCCGGGCGCTCTCGCGCCTGCTCGACCACGCCTACGAGAATGTCCCCTACTACCGCCGGGTCTTTCGGGAGCGCGGTCTCGTCCCGGAGGACATCCAAAGCCCGGAGGATCTCGGACTCCTCCCGTTCCTGACCCGTGAAGACCTCCAGACCAACCTCCCCGACTTAAAAGCCCGGAACTACCCCGACTCTGCGTTCGAGTACGTCACCACCGGCGGCTCCACCGGGATCCCGGTCGGCTTCTACTACGAGAAAGGCGTCTCCCGCGCCCGGGAATGGGCGTTCATGAAGACCCAGTGGGACCGCGTCGGCTACCGGTTCACCGACCGCTGCGTCGTCCTCCGGGGCTACACCATCGAGTCCGCCCGAGACGGTGTCTACTGGAAGAAGACCCTCTGCGGCCGGTGGCTGCTGATGTCCTCCCATCACATGACCGAGGAGACGCTGCCCGCCTACATCGACCGGATCAAGAGGTTCAAACCCCGGTTCATCCAGGGATACCCCTCCACGGCCGTGATACTCGCTCGGTATATGCGGGAGCACGGCATCGAACCGTTCCCGACCGTCAAAGCCATCCTCTGCGGGTCGGAGAACCTCTACCCCTGGCAGCGCGACCTCCTCACCGGGGTCTTCGGGTGCCGCGTCTTCTCCTGGTACGGCAACTCCGAGCAGACGGTGCTTGCCGGCGAGTGCGAGGAGAGCACCCACTACCACATCTTCCCCGAATACGGGATCGTCGAACTGATCGGCAGGAACGGACAGCCCGTCCAGGGCACAGGAGCCATGGGCGAGGTGGTCGCGACCAACCTCACCAACTTCATCTGCCCCCTCATCCGCTACCGCACCATGGATCTTGCCACGGCGGCCGGGGGGCCCTGTTCCTGCGGGCGGAGTTACCCGATACTCGAACGCGTGGAAGGAAGGGTCCAGGACTTCATCGTGACGGGCAAAGGCGAACTCCTCTCCGGGATCGCCATGAACATCGATACCGACGCGTTCGATAACGTTAAACAATTTCAGTTCTACCAGGAGAAGGTCGGAGAGGTCATACTGAATATCGTGAGAAAACCAGCGTTCAGCAAGCAGGACGCGGAGTACCTCTACCAGGAGGTGAGCAGGAGTTGCGGCGACGACGTTCGTATCGCCATCAGGTACGTCGACAACATACCGCTCACCGCTCGCGGCAAGTACCGCTACTTTGTTCAGGATCTGCCGATAAACTTCAGCGACCGCGAAGGGGGGATCGTCGAACATGTCTCTCCCGACCTGCTCGCCTGA
- a CDS encoding phenylacetate--CoA ligase family protein, whose protein sequence is MHTKTGLHRWVSRANPLTVKALSLVPSYHTYRQMYALLQRSQWWSREELAAYQSRALSRLLDHAYENVPYYRRVFRERGLVPGDIRSPEDLGLLPFLTKEIVQANLPDLKARNYPESAFEYVRTSGSTGTPMGFYYEKGVSRAQEWAFMKTQWDRVGYRFGDRCIVLRGHVVDAAASGNYWRRALFGRWLIMSSHQMTEETLPDYVNRIQRFKPRFIHAYPSTAVILARHMREHGIEPFPTVKAILCGSENLYPWQRDLLTEVFGCRVFSWYGNSEQTVLAGECEESTHYHIFPEYGIVELIGRNGQPVQGTGAMGEVVATSLTNFVCPLIRYRTMDVAVLGKDSCTCGRQYPLLDKVEGRLQEFIVTRSGHLISVTPINYESEAFENIRQFQMYQEEVGELIMKVVRKPAYTEKDTRQLTAELRCQLGDGVNVHVRFVDEIPRTQGGKFRYLIQKLPISLGDL, encoded by the coding sequence ATGCATACGAAGACAGGGCTTCATCGATGGGTGTCGCGTGCAAACCCGCTCACCGTCAAAGCACTCAGTCTGGTGCCGTCTTACCACACCTACCGGCAGATGTATGCGCTCCTCCAGCGGTCACAGTGGTGGAGCCGGGAAGAACTCGCGGCCTACCAGTCCCGGGCGCTCTCGCGCCTGCTCGACCACGCCTACGAGAATGTCCCCTACTACCGCCGGGTCTTTCGGGAGCGCGGTCTCGTGCCCGGGGACATCCGGAGTCCTGAAGATCTCGGACTCCTCCCGTTCCTGACCAAGGAGATCGTCCAGGCCAATCTCCCCGACCTGAAGGCCAGAAACTACCCCGAGTCCGCCTTCGAGTACGTGCGGACGTCCGGCTCAACCGGCACCCCCATGGGGTTCTACTACGAGAAAGGTGTCTCCCGCGCCCAGGAATGGGCGTTCATGAAGACCCAGTGGGACCGCGTCGGTTACCGGTTCGGCGACCGTTGCATCGTCCTCCGGGGGCATGTCGTGGACGCAGCGGCGAGCGGCAACTACTGGAGGCGTGCGCTCTTCGGCCGGTGGCTGATCATGTCCTCCCACCAGATGACCGAGGAGACGCTGCCGGACTACGTCAACCGGATCCAGAGGTTCAAACCCCGGTTCATCCACGCCTACCCTTCCACGGCCGTGATACTCGCCCGGCATATGCGGGAGCACGGCATCGAGCCGTTCCCGACCGTCAAAGCCATCCTCTGCGGGTCGGAGAACCTCTACCCCTGGCAGCGCGACCTGCTTACCGAGGTCTTCGGGTGTCGCGTCTTCTCCTGGTACGGCAACTCCGAGCAGACGGTGCTTGCCGGCGAGTGCGAGGAGAGCACCCACTACCATATCTTCCCCGAGTATGGGATCGTCGAACTGATCGGCAGGAACGGACAGCCCGTCCAGGGCACAGGAGCGATGGGCGAGGTGGTCGCGACCAGCCTCACCAACTTCGTCTGCCCCCTCATCCGCTACCGCACCATGGACGTCGCGGTTCTCGGGAAGGACTCCTGCACCTGCGGAAGACAGTATCCCTTGCTCGATAAGGTGGAGGGGAGGCTCCAGGAGTTCATCGTAACCCGGAGCGGGCACCTGATCTCCGTCACCCCCATCAACTACGAATCCGAAGCGTTCGAGAATATACGGCAGTTCCAGATGTACCAGGAGGAGGTTGGCGAGCTCATCATGAAAGTCGTCAGGAAACCGGCTTACACCGAGAAGGACACCCGGCAGCTGACCGCTGAACTCCGGTGCCAGCTCGGTGACGGGGTGAACGTCCACGTCCGGTTCGTCGACGAGATCCCCCGCACCCAGGGCGGGAAGTTCCGGTACCTCATCCAGAAACTCCCCATCTCGCTCGGCGACCTCTGA
- a CDS encoding GNAT family N-acetyltransferase, translated as MADRRMAGSMVLEIIKDRELWDSFVDASTYGLLFHRWDYITITAEHAGYRLLPYGIYKGEELVCLAPLYVKSTHGVKMLFSPPPMQAVVPYQGFVPAKSFDTLKLGKKEEIMDLIAGDLSAEIDAISPHYFSLTLVPGLTDVRQFLWRGYDPKIHYTYVVDISRPAETIWSDFHYKLRNKLRKAEKAGMDLVRSADVSALYASLAERFSQPEMKIPMISRRYFKELFRAYPENLAAYYLYDREGALTGAVATQEYKRFLLWIGTPRFEGAHAGNEYLQWLLIQRAKAEGYSYLENIGANTPDLNFFKSKFCSSLGMYMEVFQKDAVGTLAEWAYSNVINKPWLKRRFVSYID; from the coding sequence ATGGCCGATCGCCGGATGGCAGGCTCTATGGTGCTCGAGATCATCAAAGACCGGGAATTGTGGGATTCTTTCGTAGATGCAAGCACGTATGGTTTGCTTTTCCACAGGTGGGACTACATAACGATCACCGCAGAGCACGCAGGCTACCGGCTCCTCCCCTACGGGATCTACAAGGGGGAGGAACTGGTCTGCCTCGCTCCGCTCTACGTAAAGAGCACACATGGCGTGAAGATGCTCTTCTCTCCGCCGCCCATGCAGGCGGTCGTCCCCTACCAGGGATTCGTCCCGGCGAAGTCATTCGATACGCTGAAACTGGGCAAGAAGGAGGAGATCATGGATCTCATCGCGGGGGATCTCTCCGCGGAGATCGATGCTATCTCGCCGCACTACTTCTCCCTGACCCTCGTCCCCGGCCTCACCGACGTCAGGCAGTTCCTCTGGCGCGGATACGACCCGAAGATTCACTACACCTACGTTGTCGACATCTCGCGGCCGGCCGAGACGATCTGGAGCGATTTTCACTACAAACTTCGCAACAAGCTCCGGAAGGCCGAGAAGGCCGGGATGGATCTCGTGCGAAGCGCCGATGTTTCAGCGCTGTATGCGTCGCTCGCCGAGCGGTTCAGTCAGCCGGAGATGAAGATCCCGATGATCAGCCGGCGCTACTTCAAGGAGCTCTTCCGGGCGTACCCGGAGAATCTCGCGGCCTATTACCTCTACGACCGGGAAGGCGCCCTCACGGGAGCCGTCGCCACGCAGGAGTACAAGCGGTTCCTGCTCTGGATCGGGACGCCGCGGTTCGAAGGGGCTCATGCCGGGAACGAGTATCTCCAGTGGCTCCTGATCCAGCGTGCAAAGGCCGAAGGCTACTCGTACCTGGAGAACATCGGAGCGAACACACCGGATCTAAACTTCTTCAAATCCAAGTTCTGTTCGAGTCTCGGCATGTATATGGAGGTCTTTCAGAAGGATGCTGTCGGGACGCTGGCGGAATGGGCATACAGCAACGTCATCAATAAACCCTGGCTGAAACGCCGGTTCGTCTCCTACATCGACTGA
- a CDS encoding GNAT family N-acetyltransferase has product MTAIRVEDRDTWDTFIDESPSGLLFHRWDYLHLTANHTNSTLLPYAIYHGDEPLCVFPLFWKRMHGINAVFSPPPLTVIPHLGCVMSGKFGSLKRSKKESLLALIAGEVRRELQEISPNYLSIAFVPGFDDIRHYLWDRCDARVRYTYTIDLERPLEEIWNNLHYKLRNKLKKESKAGLRLERSGDISTLYALISERFRDPSLDIPPIKHDYLEDLVRAYPDRIGIYTLYDAEDEVAAVVAAQEYKRFLLWIGTPRLENAHAGNEYLQWLLIERARAEGYRTFENMGANNPDLAFFKSKFNPDLTMYFEVEKKDGLGAFSEWAYRSFVKRLMMATGRV; this is encoded by the coding sequence ATGACAGCGATCAGGGTCGAGGACAGAGATACATGGGATACCTTCATCGACGAGAGCCCATCGGGCCTTCTCTTTCACAGGTGGGACTACCTGCACCTGACGGCAAATCATACGAATAGCACGCTTCTTCCGTACGCGATCTATCACGGCGACGAACCGCTCTGCGTATTCCCACTCTTCTGGAAGCGGATGCATGGGATCAACGCCGTCTTCTCACCCCCGCCCCTCACGGTGATCCCCCACCTCGGGTGCGTGATGAGCGGGAAGTTCGGATCGCTCAAACGGAGCAAGAAAGAATCCCTTCTCGCGCTGATCGCAGGTGAGGTTCGCCGGGAACTCCAGGAGATATCGCCGAACTACCTCTCGATCGCTTTTGTCCCGGGATTCGACGATATACGCCACTACCTCTGGGACCGGTGCGATGCACGGGTCAGGTACACCTACACCATCGACCTGGAGCGGCCACTCGAGGAGATCTGGAACAACCTCCACTATAAACTCCGCAACAAACTGAAGAAGGAGTCGAAAGCGGGTCTCCGGCTGGAGAGGTCCGGCGATATCTCCACGCTTTATGCGCTCATCTCCGAGCGTTTCCGTGACCCGTCGCTCGACATCCCGCCGATCAAGCACGACTACCTCGAAGATCTCGTGCGTGCCTATCCGGACCGGATCGGGATCTACACCCTTTACGATGCGGAGGACGAGGTCGCGGCCGTGGTGGCCGCCCAGGAGTACAAGCGGTTCCTGCTCTGGATCGGGACGCCGAGGCTTGAGAACGCTCACGCGGGGAACGAGTATCTCCAGTGGCTCCTGATAGAGCGTGCACGTGCCGAGGGCTACCGGACGTTCGAGAATATGGGTGCGAACAACCCCGATCTGGCCTTCTTCAAATCGAAGTTCAACCCCGATCTCACGATGTACTTTGAGGTCGAGAAGAAAGACGGCCTCGGTGCGTTCTCCGAGTGGGCATATCGCTCCTTTGTGAAACGGTTGATGATGGCGACCGGCAGGGTTTAG
- a CDS encoding phenylacetate--CoA ligase family protein, producing MTARALRILPAYSAYIKTYTLLRESRRWSREEHAAHQARALSRLLDHAYENVPYYRRVFQERGLVPEDIQSPDDLGLLPFLTREDLQTNLPDLKARNYPDSAFEYVTTGGSTGIPVGFYYEKGVSRAREWAFMKTQWDRVGYRFTDRCVVLRGYTIESARDGVYWKKTLCGRWLLMSSHHMTEETLPAYIDRIKRFKPRFIQAYPSVATILARYMREHGIEPFPTVKAILCGSENLYPWQRDLLTEVFGCRVFSWYGNSEQTVLAGECEESTHYHIFPEYGIVELIGRNGQPVQDPGAMGEVVTTSLINPICPLIRYRTMDVAVRGTDSCTCDRAYPLLERVEGRLQEFIVTKNRRFISMTAVNMHSDIFDNVAQFQFHQEKEGEALLRIVKKTGYGDRDTERILRELDRKFDGDVDVTIRFVDEIPRTQRGKYQFLTQELPLDQWGISV from the coding sequence GTGACGGCGAGGGCACTCCGGATCCTCCCCGCATACTCTGCATACATAAAGACCTACACCCTCCTCCGGGAGTCCCGGAGATGGAGCCGGGAAGAACACGCGGCCCACCAGGCCCGGGCGCTCTCGCGCCTGCTCGACCACGCCTACGAGAACGTTCCCTATTACCGCCGGGTCTTTCAGGAGCGCGGTCTCGTCCCGGAGGACATCCAAAGCCCGGATGATCTCGGACTCCTCCCGTTCCTGACCCGTGAAGACCTCCAGACCAACCTCCCCGACTTAAAAGCCCGGAACTACCCCGACTCTGCGTTCGAGTACGTCACTACCGGCGGCTCCACCGGGATCCCGGTCGGCTTCTACTACGAGAAAGGCGTCTCCCGCGCCCGGGAATGGGCGTTCATGAAGACCCAGTGGGACCGCGTCGGCTACCGGTTCACCGACCGCTGCGTCGTCCTCCGGGGCTACACCATCGAGTCCGCCCGAGACGGTGTCTACTGGAAGAAGACCCTCTGCGGCCGGTGGCTGCTGATGTCCTCCCACCACATGACCGAGGAGACGCTGCCCGCCTACATCGACCGGATCAAGAGGTTCAAACCCCGGTTCATCCAGGCGTACCCCTCGGTGGCGACGATACTCGCCCGCTACATGCGGGAGCACGGCATCGAGCCGTTCCCGACCGTCAAAGCCATCCTCTGCGGGTCGGAGAACCTCTACCCCTGGCAGCGCGACCTGCTTACCGAGGTCTTCGGCTGCCGCGTCTTCTCCTGGTACGGCAACTCCGAGCAGACAGTGCTTGCCGGCGAGTGCGAGGAGAGCACCCACTACCACATCTTCCCCGAATACGGGATCGTCGAACTGATCGGGCGGAACGGACAGCCCGTCCAGGACCCGGGAGCCATGGGGGAGGTGGTCACGACCAGCCTCATAAACCCCATCTGCCCCCTCATCCGCTACCGCACCATGGACGTCGCGGTTCGCGGGACGGACTCCTGCACCTGCGACCGTGCCTACCCGCTCCTCGAGCGGGTCGAGGGGAGGCTCCAGGAGTTCATCGTGACGAAGAACCGCCGGTTCATATCGATGACCGCGGTGAACATGCACTCCGACATCTTCGACAACGTTGCACAGTTCCAGTTCCACCAGGAGAAGGAAGGCGAGGCCCTGCTTCGAATCGTGAAAAAAACCGGATACGGCGACCGCGACACGGAACGCATTCTCCGGGAGCTCGACAGAAAATTCGACGGCGACGTGGATGTGACCATCCGCTTCGTCGATGAGATTCCCCGCACCCAGCGCGGTAAATACCAGTTCTTGACACAGGAACTCCCGCTGGATCAGTGGGGCATTTCGGTGTGA
- a CDS encoding CapA family protein, which produces MQKLRLIAVGDIWVRTANHRYPFGEVGHLLEGKDVLFGNLETTLSDTGEPAEKHHVIFTCPDAARYLKEAGFDVMSVANNHSGDLGPQGFKNTLSALERRGILAVGGSATEDRQGPVILERNGVSIGFAGYTIGKLAISREVSVNRLVEEDVLKDIASLKGRCDHIAVSLHWGTEMAYYPSPEQIDLAHRFIDAGATLILGHHPHTMQAIERYHGGLIAYSLGMFQFEPRWPHNISREAIMLSVDLQKNGVVGAHETVPLIIDDDYIPRPAEGAMAEEIQNFLSEISRPVAEGRLTRSRWFEEIAPVYMKMNLESYRYRIRRKGLFPLLEMGAWFFTPFCLKCCAGLVRRLFRPELARRRRAPGQNAGN; this is translated from the coding sequence ATGCAAAAACTCAGGCTAATTGCAGTAGGAGACATATGGGTTCGGACGGCGAACCATCGATACCCGTTCGGGGAGGTCGGCCATCTTCTCGAGGGCAAGGACGTCCTCTTCGGGAACCTGGAGACCACCCTCTCGGATACGGGCGAGCCGGCAGAGAAGCACCACGTGATCTTCACATGTCCGGATGCGGCCCGGTACCTGAAGGAGGCGGGGTTCGACGTCATGAGCGTTGCAAACAACCACTCCGGCGACCTCGGGCCCCAGGGGTTCAAGAACACCCTGAGCGCACTCGAACGACGGGGGATTCTCGCCGTCGGCGGATCGGCGACCGAAGACCGGCAGGGGCCGGTCATCCTCGAGAGGAACGGCGTCTCGATCGGGTTTGCGGGCTATACGATCGGCAAACTCGCCATCTCGCGCGAGGTCTCGGTCAACCGGCTGGTCGAGGAGGATGTCCTCAAGGATATCGCCTCCCTCAAAGGCCGGTGCGACCATATCGCCGTCTCGCTGCACTGGGGAACGGAGATGGCCTACTACCCGTCTCCCGAGCAGATCGACCTCGCGCACCGGTTCATCGATGCAGGGGCCACCCTGATCCTCGGGCACCACCCCCATACCATGCAGGCGATCGAACGCTACCACGGCGGGCTCATCGCCTACTCGCTCGGCATGTTCCAGTTCGAGCCGCGCTGGCCCCACAACATCTCGCGGGAGGCGATCATGCTCTCGGTCGACCTGCAGAAGAACGGCGTCGTCGGGGCGCATGAGACGGTGCCGCTCATCATCGACGACGATTACATACCCCGTCCGGCGGAAGGGGCGATGGCCGAGGAGATCCAGAACTTCCTATCCGAGATCTCGCGGCCGGTCGCCGAGGGGAGGCTCACCAGGAGCAGGTGGTTTGAGGAGATCGCGCCGGTCTACATGAAGATGAACCTCGAGAGTTACCGCTACCGGATACGCCGCAAAGGCCTCTTCCCGCTCCTGGAGATGGGGGCCTGGTTCTTCACGCCGTTCTGCCTGAAATGCTGCGCCGGCCTCGTCCGGCGGTTATTTCGCCCGGAACTTGCGCGCAGGAGGCGCGCCCCGGGACAGAACGCCGGGAACTGA
- a CDS encoding thiamine pyrophosphate-dependent enzyme — MTDINARSVTNLSAIPKEEYLYKCTSACAGCSSSLCLRYVLKAAGSDSVLVVPACCTSVIQGIYPGTAMNVPVYNVAFAAAAACASGMSEAFAAMGRETNVIVYAGDGGTVDIGIQALSGAFERGTNFLYICYDNEAYGNTGMQRSGSTPLGARTTTTPGGKPTTKKDLDRIVEAHNPPYMATACSAYPLDLYKKVEKALSIEGPKFIHILAPCPPGWRYPTEKTVEMGKLAVKTGTWILYEREFGKLSISGPSKAAMKRPALLEDYIKGQGRFKNVSPETLDLMRQQVQQNIQRLAREEAGVC; from the coding sequence ATGACAGATATAAACGCGAGGAGTGTAACCAATTTGTCAGCGATTCCAAAGGAAGAGTATCTCTATAAGTGCACGTCCGCCTGCGCGGGGTGCAGCTCTTCCCTATGTCTGCGTTACGTGCTCAAAGCCGCCGGATCCGACTCCGTCCTGGTCGTACCCGCCTGCTGCACCAGCGTCATCCAGGGGATCTACCCCGGCACCGCGATGAACGTCCCCGTCTACAACGTGGCGTTTGCTGCAGCTGCGGCCTGCGCATCCGGCATGAGCGAGGCGTTTGCGGCAATGGGGAGAGAGACCAACGTCATCGTCTACGCGGGCGACGGTGGAACGGTCGATATCGGGATTCAGGCCCTCTCCGGAGCTTTCGAGCGCGGCACCAATTTCCTGTACATCTGCTACGACAACGAGGCATACGGCAACACCGGCATGCAGCGGTCGGGTTCGACACCGCTCGGGGCGCGCACCACCACGACTCCCGGCGGCAAGCCCACGACCAAGAAAGACCTCGACAGGATCGTCGAGGCGCACAACCCGCCCTACATGGCGACCGCCTGCAGCGCCTACCCCCTCGATCTCTACAAGAAGGTCGAGAAGGCGCTCTCGATCGAGGGGCCCAAGTTCATCCACATCCTCGCACCGTGCCCGCCGGGGTGGCGCTACCCCACGGAGAAGACGGTCGAGATGGGGAAACTCGCCGTGAAGACCGGGACATGGATCCTCTACGAGCGCGAGTTCGGGAAACTCTCGATCAGCGGCCCGTCGAAGGCTGCCATGAAGCGGCCCGCCCTGCTTGAGGACTACATCAAGGGCCAGGGCCGGTTCAAGAACGTGAGCCCCGAGACCCTCGATCTGATGCGCCAGCAGGTGCAGCAGAACATCCAGCGGCTCGCCCGCGAGGAGGCAGGCGTATGCTGA
- a CDS encoding transketolase C-terminal domain-containing protein translates to MLTIATGNRAVADAVKAAKPGVIAAYPITPQTEIVEQIAEYVTAGDLSSRYIPVESEHSAMAACIGASVGGVRTFTATSSHGLLYMHEMVHWAAGARLPIVMANVNRALGPGWNTWAEHTDAFSQRDTGWLQVFVGTVQEAYDATLMAFKIAEDERVLLPVMVNLDGFTLSHITQSLDTVEIGDFLPPFHLPHAIDTANPLGYGPMTGPADHFRFRWDIERSMRDSRGVITEVEHEFAERFGRSYGPTEDYRCEDADVVVVAMGTLGKEAEVAIDRLRDEGIKAGSMRLRWFRPFPDLDLAGREVVVIDRDYSFGFGGVVAHSIKSKTGIQPYSVIAGLGGQEVTYNDIADFVRNRHPGEEMWFGVNDHV, encoded by the coding sequence ATGCTGACGATCGCGACCGGCAACAGGGCGGTGGCCGACGCGGTGAAGGCCGCGAAACCCGGCGTCATCGCCGCATACCCGATCACCCCCCAGACCGAGATCGTTGAGCAGATCGCCGAGTACGTTACCGCCGGCGACCTTTCAAGCCGCTACATCCCGGTGGAGAGCGAGCACTCGGCGATGGCGGCCTGCATCGGGGCGAGCGTCGGGGGCGTTCGGACGTTCACGGCGACGAGTTCCCACGGCCTCCTCTACATGCACGAGATGGTTCACTGGGCCGCGGGCGCGCGTCTCCCCATTGTGATGGCGAACGTCAACCGCGCCCTCGGGCCCGGGTGGAACACCTGGGCGGAGCATACCGACGCCTTCTCCCAGCGCGACACGGGCTGGCTCCAGGTCTTCGTCGGCACCGTCCAGGAGGCCTACGACGCCACCCTGATGGCGTTCAAGATCGCCGAGGACGAGAGGGTTCTTCTCCCGGTGATGGTCAACCTGGACGGGTTCACGCTCAGCCACATCACGCAGTCGCTCGATACGGTGGAGATCGGCGACTTCCTGCCGCCCTTCCATCTCCCGCACGCCATCGACACGGCAAACCCCCTCGGCTACGGCCCCATGACCGGCCCGGCCGACCACTTCCGGTTCCGGTGGGACATTGAGCGGTCGATGCGCGACTCCCGGGGCGTTATCACGGAGGTCGAGCACGAGTTTGCTGAGCGGTTCGGCCGCTCTTACGGCCCCACCGAGGACTACCGGTGCGAGGATGCCGACGTCGTCGTCGTCGCGATGGGAACCCTCGGCAAAGAGGCGGAGGTGGCGATCGACCGTCTCCGCGACGAGGGGATCAAAGCAGGATCCATGCGCCTGCGCTGGTTCCGCCCCTTCCCCGACCTCGATCTTGCCGGGCGGGAGGTCGTCGTCATCGACCGCGACTACTCCTTCGGCTTCGGCGGCGTGGTGGCGCACTCGATCAAATCGAAGACCGGCATCCAGCCCTACAGCGTCATCGCCGGCCTCGGCGGCCAGGAAGTCACCTACAACGATATCGCAGACTTTGTTCGGAACCGGCATCCCGGCGAGGAGATGTGGTTCGGGGTGAACGACCATGTATGA